Genomic DNA from Deltaproteobacteria bacterium GWA2_45_12:
GAACGCTGTTACCATTGCCCAAAAAGTGCCAAAAAATAAGGAAATTGTCTTTGGCCCCGATCAACATTTGGGAAAATACATCAGCAAAAAACTGGGGCGACCTCTTGCCCTTTTCCCGGGCAGCTGTTTTGTGCACATGTCCTTTTCCGTAAAGGAAATGATCCGGTTAAAAATGAAACATCCAGAGGCTGAAATCATCGCTCACCCCGAATGTGAAGAAGCCATTTTGGCCCAGGCCGATTTTATCGGATCGACTTCCCAATTGTTGGAACATACAAAAAATTCACCGACCCAAACATTTATTGTCATGACGGAAACCGGCATTCTTCATCAAATGAAAAAACAAAGCCCTGCCAAGGAATTCATCCTGGGTCCCGATTTGGAAGGCTGCGCCTGCAACAACTGTCCGCACATGAAACTGAACACCCTGGAAAAATTGGTGGATTGCCTGGAAAAAGAAACCCCGGAAATGAAGATAGACCCTGCAATCGCCGCCAAGGCCTTGATCCCGCTGGAACGGATGGTGGAGATGGCGGGAAAGTAAAGTTTGTTCAAGGTTTTAAAAAATCAACTACATTGGATTGCATAATTTGTATGGCGGGATTGGCCTTTGGGTAAACTTCATAAAATTCCTTCAGGGCCTTTTCGTGCCTTTCCTTCATTCCATCCCAGCTTACCTGATAAGGTTGTATCACTTGTCCCTCATGCACCACAAAATCAACCTCTCCTTTTTGACGCCAATAAAAAACTTGCCCATACTTTTTACGCAAATGATGAAACACAACCGTTTCAAGTTCCTTGCCCTTATCCGCCCCCGTCTGTGTGATCACAGCTTTGCGAAGGCCCAAATCAATGGGGTAATATTTTTTATTCCTTACAGCTCTCTGCCGTTCAGAAAAAGTAAAATAGGGACAAGAAAGCAAGATATAGGCCGATTCACAGGCATCGAGATAGGTTTTGATTGTATCGGCAGTGACCCCCAACATTTTAGCCAGATTTCTATGGGACACTTCCGACCCCGCACTCTCAAAAACAGCCTTGACTAATTGTGTAAGTACAAGCGTCGATCGAACTGCCACATGCCGACGCACATCCCGTTCAATGATATCTGCAAAATACTCACGAAGAAGCTTGGCGGGTTCAGGAAACGTCAATACACGAGGAAATCCGCCCGAGATAAAATAATCGGATAATGAATTCCCTTTACCTGCTTTTTGGCACTCAAAAAAATCAAACGGGAAAAGTTCAATCGTAATGTGTCGGCCCGTTAAAACGGTGGAAAGTTCTCCGGAAAGTAGAGCGGCGTTCGAACCTGTGATGATAAAACAATCTTTTCCTGGATGCTCCAGACGAACATGGAACCATTTTTGCCATTGCTCGACATTCTGGATTTCATCGAAAAAAAAAGTATGAGCCCGACTATGGTTTCTTTTGCGAGAAAAAGAAACAATCTGATCTAAGAGGGAAGAATTTAAATTATCACTCAATCGCGGATCTTCAAAATTGACAAAGGTACAATCCTGCGGATCGAGTTTTAGTTTTTGCATGATCTGTGCAAGCAAAGTTGATTTGCCACAACGACGTATCCCTTGAACAACGAGAACCAAATCAGGAGCTAATGTAATGGGCCCTTGGAGAACTTGTCTTTCAATGCTGGGAGCAGGATCTTTTTGCCAATAATTCCAGTCATTTAAGACTTGTTCTATTGATATTTCATCTAACATATCAACAGGTTATATGAATAATTAAAAAGTGTCGAGTTAATTCGACACTTTTTTATTTCGATATTTTTCCTCTGAATGAATTGTTTGGAAAAGAAATCCCAGAATCCTGCAATCGCTGTCAAGGCGCTCTTCATGGCTTAGACTTGAGGTCGCAAAATGCGACCTCAAGTTTACAAGTTCTTGAGATGCATAACCGTCTAAAAAAGAGAACAAGCGTCCGAGAAATGGATGGTGGAGATGGCCAAAGAGTAACAATGCCTAATCCTTATCCCACAATCCCGGCACTACTTGCATCCAAGGTGTCCATTATGTCTGGGATTTGATTACAGTCGATATCGTAGGTGAGTTCATTAAAAAATACTTCTAGATCCGTCAATGTAACCCCATCATTGAGATCTTTTTTGGCTGAACGTATGTCAGCTAGAGTCCTTGAAAATCCCCTAAGGTTTTTCACTTCATCGTAGGACCAAGGTGGTATTTTAAGATGAGCTATCGCTGTCATTAAATGGTTCAAACCTTCTGCTTGTTGTTCAGGGGACAGGGATTTGAGATGTTTTAAAATGCTCTTAATAATGGGACTTAAAGGATGGAGGGCTGACAGCGGATCTCGATAAATTTGTGTATTCCAGCGTACAGCCTCGGTAAGAGTCTCTTTATCCAACATCATTTCCAAAACTTCGGCTAATCCATTTTCGTAAGCGTGGCAAAGGGCTGCCAACATGGGATTGGGATGAGGAAATTCCCCTTGTCGCCAGGCTTGCACCAACAAATCTAACGTCGCTTTAAGGGTAACCGCATCCCTCATAATATCATCGATACCAATGCCTCCATCGTCGGCTAAAGCAAACGGACGACCGATAAGAGGGGAATTAACCCCTCCCCAAGGATTATTGACCCTCCAAGCTACATTGATGATGCGAAGCATTTCGACAAGAGATTGGAGCTTGTCCGCAGAAGTTCCCTCTACCAAGCTTTCCACCAAGGCTGCATTTTCAAGTCCATACAAAACAGAGGCTACATTGTCGGCCTGCAACCCAAATAAATAAGGGGGCCTCTGCTGACTCCACGCGGGATTCTCAGAAACCTGAATGGCCAGAAGATCTGCCCATTCCCCACCCACCGTATTAAATTTGAACCCGCTTCTAAAATCTCTTCCCGTCAATTGCACAAAGTGTTCGGCCCATTGGGTACGCTGATCATCATCAGCAAATACAAAATCATCGGCAGTGATTTTATATTTTTTCGCCGGAATGAAGAACCCCGTGGCAAGCCACGGGGTTCTTCATTCGCCCGATATCCCCGAGGCAAAAAATTTGTTCTTAAAGCAAGGCCCGCCATCATTATTCCTTATTGCTTTGTATTTTCGCTATCCTCATTTAAAAGTTGCTAAAAAATAGAGAGAAAATTAACAAGGTAAAATTAATAACCCTTACAGAAATTAACCAGCCGAGCTAGTTTTATCTTCCTCTGCGCTGGCCTAAAAGATCGGGGAGTGAAGGAACCATTGCGTTGGGGGGATGCTCTGGAAAAAAGGTATAATCAAATTCTTTTCCACCAAAAATTTCATCGCGTATTATTCCGTAAATTTCCATGGCTGCCCTGAATTGGGAGGAATCGGGTGGAGAGCTTCTCATTTCGGCACGCAGGATGGGGCCCGCCACCACATAACCGAAAATAAATTCTCTCAAGAAATTTTCAAAACCATACTTGGTTATGTTTTGCTTGGCTAAATTGCTGAAAAAAACATCATGGGGATCACCATCCTCGGCAAGCGAAACATCTCTTGGCGATGCCGATTGCCCCAATCTTTCATAAGCTCTAGAAACCTGGGAGCACAGTTCCAATGGTAATGGGGGAGGGCTTTGTGGCTGGTCCCAATTAGGCGGTGGCTCGGGGAACTCTCCTAAAAACCTTTGAGCAAGGAGATCGCTGAATTCTTCAAAAAATTTCCCAACTAAAAATGCCGGGGAACCTCTCATTAACATGGCATGTAATTTCCAAGTACCAACCTCACCGTATTTTACATATTCTGTTTTTTGAGAAAATAATTTGAGCCCCTGAATCCCTAAGGCTTTCAACGTACCTTGAGGTAAAAATCGAACCAATTTTTCAAAAAAAACAATGCCCCCACCATAATTATATAAAAAAGTTTCGTCGTTGGCATAAGGCCCAATATCCAAGATGATCCCCTCATCACAACATCGGATGTTCAGCTCATCCCATACCCTTGCTGCCGTAGTCATCTCGACTTCAGGAAATCCATGCTGCGCCTTCCAGAGAAGGTAAGCATCATAATCCTCACGGCTAACAACTTTCAACTCATCCCTCACATCCTCATAATGGGACCAGGCCATGACGTATCTTTCAAACATTTCGACTACACTGCCCCCCGTTTCAAAAACCCGATCAAGGGAACGATTCAAATAACTTTCCCCAGGTTCATAAGCCGGAAGATTTTCCCATGCCAAAACCCACAATAACCCCATGCCTTCGGTGGCATCCAAGACAACAGCATCGAGACCAAAAGGGCGCCCATTTGGATCGGCAATATGGCCCCGTGCATGATCGCTTAACCGCGGCATGGTTCTTTTTACATCACTTCCTCCCGGTGGGGGTAAATCCTCAGAATCGATATTCCCCCTTCCCGGCTGACGAAGGCTGGGGCCCCAGTCCTCAAACACCGTGCCTGGTTGACCCCATAACGCCTCACGGGCGGGGCTATAAGGCAACTCCAAGGGAACCCCACCGGAACCACCCTCCTGATTGAGCCCATTTGCTTTAAAAGAGAATGAAGAAGCATGAGCATGAGCTCGACCTTGGGCCACTTGTTCCAGAGCTTGGCGAGGGGTTCCCATAGGAAAACGGGCCCGAGAAAAACGGCGCGTACACACAACAGATGGCGGCAAGCCAGATCCAGGCATCCTTTGAAATAAACGATTTGTGGCTGATGTTAATCGCATACTCTATCTTTCGGCTTTGCAGGTAAAAAGTTGTGAGAAAATTTATGTGACAAAAATCATGTTTTTGGGCAAGAAACAAACCAGAATTCGGTTGATCTCTTGGGGCCTCCACGCTATAAGCCTTGCCGTTCATGGGTACCATCATCTTAAAAAGAAAAAAACTCACCCTTATTCAAAGTCTCTACATTTTCGAAGTGTTCAAAGGTCTTGCCATTACCATGCGGCATTTGCTGAAAAATTTAATAGCTCCCGGCAAAATGATGACCACCCAATATCCCGAAGAAAAAAAGGTCATTCCCGCTGTTCATCGTTCGGAACATCGCTTAATGTTGCGCCCCGACAACAGCATCCGTTGCACCGCCTGTATGCTCTGCGCCACAGTATGCCCGGCTCATTGCATCCATATTGAAGCCGCCGAAGGAGACATCCCTGAAAAGGAAAAATATCCCCAAAAATTCACGATCGATTTATTGCGCTGCATTTATTGCGGTTATTGCGTGGAAGCCTGCCCCTGCGATGCCATCCGCATGGATACGGGTAAGCTCGTTGACAGCTATTACAGCCGCGTCGATTTTATTAAAGATATCGACTATCTCAAAACCAATCATCCCAAGGGTTTAAGCCCCTATTCCGAGGGCGTTTATTAAACTCTTGTGGCTAGGAGGTTTCTCCGCTAGGTGTGTGCTGTGCACGTCTTCTTTTCATCCCAAAAAGCCAAAACCTTTTGCAAACACGGAAGTGCCATTACCTTGGGTAATTTTGATGGGTTGCATGAGGGGCACCGGGCCCTCCTTAAAAAATTAATTCTCGAGGCCAAAAAAAGAAAAATTCCTTCCGTTCTTTACACTTTTCATCCGCATCCGGTTAAGGTTCTTTCTCCTCAAAGTGCGCCTTCCTTAATCAACACCCTTGACCAGAAAATTGAAATGCTTCGAAACTTAAACCTGGATGCGGTTGTGTTTGAAAAATTTTCAAAGCCATTTGCCCGGAATTCTGCCGAAGATTTTTTCCACAAAATAATCCTGGGAACTCTGAAAGCCAAGGCGTTGATGGTAGGATACGATTTCACTTTTGGAGCCAACCGCGAAGGGAATATTGAAAGGCTCGAAGAGTTCTGCCGTGCCCATGATGTAAAACTTTTCATCATGAAACCATGTTTTGAAGGAAACACACTGGTCAGCTCAAGCTTGGTACGAAAATTTGTCCTTGAAGGGCGTGTGGATGTTTGTAATTCCTGGCTTAAACGCCCCTATTTTATTGATGGGATTGTAGTGTCCGGGGCTCACCGGGGAAATAAGCTGGGATTCCCCACCCTAAATTTAAAAACCGAAAACGAACTTTTACCCAAAATGGGCACTTATGCCACATGGGTCGAAATTAAAAACAAGCGTTTGGAAAGTGTTACCAACATAGGAACCAATCCCACTTTTGAAATGGAACAAAACCTCAAAATCGAAACCCATATTTTAAACTTTCATCAAAAGATTTACGGACATAAAATACGCCTGTTTTTTGTCAAAAGACTCAGGGATGAAAAAAGATTTTCAAACGCCAGGGAACTTGCCGCTCAAATTAAAAAAGATATCGCCCATGCAAAACTGGCGTTAAAGGAAACAAAAAATGTCAAAATCGTCCTCTAAAATTTTGGGAGTAATTGGAGACCCCATTTCACATTCGCTTTCCCCCCTCATGCACAATGCGGGATTGGCCTGTCTTAAACTGCCTTATTTGTACGAGGCCTTTTTGGTCAAAGATTATGAGTTGGGTGATTTTTTTAAAAATCTTAAAAAAAAACATATTGTCGGGCTTAATGTCACCATCCCCCACAAACAAGGGGTCATTCCCTACATGGATTCGCTTTCACGGGAAGCAAGGCTTATAGGGGCGGTAAATACCATCCTTGTTAAAAACAAAAAACTCTATGGTTCCAACACCGATGGGATGGGCTATTTGCTTTCGCTTAAAAAAGAAGCCGGATTTGACGTCAAGGGAAAACAGGTCATCCTGTTGGGGGCCGGCGGGGCCGCCAGGGCTTTGTGTGTGGCTTTTGGATTGGCCAAAGCCAGGGAAGTGTTCATTATCAACCGTACACTCAAAAAAGCCCACGATTTAGCTGTTGAAATGAGCAAAAAAATCCCCCATACCACTTATAACGCCGCGTCTTTTGAAAACATGGACAAAAATTATTGGTCATTTGCTGATTTGTTGGTGAATACAACATCGATGGGAATGAAAGGTTCCAAATGGGTCAAGCTGCCCCTTTCAAAACTTCCGGCCCGGGCCATGGTTTCAGACATTGTCTACAATCCGTCTGAAACTCCCCTACTTCAAAGGGCAAAAAAATTGAAGCTGTCCACCCACCCCGGCTGGGGCATGCTTTTATACCAGGGTGCGCTGGCTTTTGAAAAATGGACGGGCAAAAAAGCCCCTATCGAAATAATGAAAAAATCATTATTGGAAGGATTAAAATTATGAGCGCCCACCAGCAACACAGCCTTCAATACCGCAAAGAAAAAAAACTGGTCATTTTCATGTTTATTATCGCCCTTGCCGGAATCGCCGCCTCGCTCATCCTTCCGTTTGTGATGTAAAAGAAAAAATAGGAGGTTTTTATAGCAAACTAGAGTTGACTAATTTATAAAATAAAGGCAGACTACAAACTACTATTTATGCTCGACTCCCTTTACGAAATCCATAAAAATAGCACCCAGAATGCACCTCTTTCCTTTAAACGTTATCTGTTTCCACACATCGACTGGAAATCCCGCGCCCTTTGCGTGTTAGGGGCCCGGGGAGTAGGTAAAACCACCCTCCTTCTTCAGTATTACCAGGAACATTACGCTGACGTTCAAAAATGCCTTTACCTCTCCTGTGACAACATCCAGGTGGTATCAACGGGATTATTTAATATTGCCCAGAAATATTTCAAATACGGGGGGCAGGCGCTCATCCTCGATGAGGTCCATACTTACCCTTCATGGTCAAGGGAGATTAAAAACATCATCGACACTTACAAAGACAAACAGATACTCATGAGCGGCAACTCTTCGATCGCATTGGAAAAGGGCACAGCCGATTTATCAAGACGCGTTGCCACCTACTCTTTAAAAGGACTTTCTTTCCGTGAATATTTAACCTTGGTCCTTAAAAAAGATTTCAAACCTTACCAGCTAAAAGAAATCATAGCATCACATACCCGTTATGCTTCTGAGATCACCCGAGGGATACCGATCCTAAAATATTTTAAGGATTATCTTAAAAAAGGTTACTACCCTTATTTTTTGGAAGGAGAAAAAACCTACACCTCAAAATTGCTATCCAGTTTAGAGAAAGTCATTGCCGAAGATATCCCCGCCTTGTTTCAGGTTACACCCGTAAAAGTGAATGTTTTGAAAAAAATGCTTTGGTTGGTGGCTGCCTCGCAGCCCTTCACACCCAATATTGACGGCATGAGCCGGGACCTTCATCTTTCAAAAGAATATGTTTATCATTTTCTTGATTACCTGGAAAAGGGAGGCTTGATCCGATCCGTAAGGGAAAAAGGGAAAGTGGCCAAGATGGTGCGAAAGCCGGGGAAAGTTTATCTGGAAAACACAAATTTAATCGATGTCATTACAGGTTCTCTTAAATTAGCAGGGGAGGTGGGAAGTATTCGAGAAACTTTCTTTGCCAACCAGCTCCAGGATTATCCTTTATTTCTTCATCCGCGCGCCGATTTTTGCATTCAGAGTCACTTGTTTGAAGTCGGAGGCAAAAATAAAAAGGACTCCTCTTACGACTCCCATACGCTCTTTGCCATTGATGGTCAGGAAATAGGCGCAGGACGTCGAATTCCCCTCTACCTCTTCGGTTTTTTGTATTAAAGTTCTTAGCAACCTTTCCTCTTTTTCATCGAAAATAAGGCACGAGAAAACCCATGGCTTTAACACTCACCCAATGGCAGAACATCCAGGCTTTTTTGGATCGTGCGGCACTCACTCTCAATGAGGAAACCTTTCAAGGAGCACGCCAGGCGCTTTTGCTTGTCCATCAAGGGCTTCCTCTTATCGAACCGGAAGAAAGGGCCTTAACGGGACTGGCCCGCTTAGCCGAACTCTCTCCCGAAGGCGATAAATTCATTTTGGCCAACGATATCCCCTCTTTGCCAAAGGCCATTCTGCATGATAATGATCTCGCCCGTTTGAGATGGGCCGAGCGGTTTGCTGAAAGGCCACCGTTTTCCTTAGCCTCCCAAAGAATTGTCTTGGATGGCTTTGTCTACACTCCCGCCGATGTGGATGCCTGGGTGGAAGATTATCTGAACCGCAGCGTCAGTGTGAATAACTACGCCCTCATGGAAACAGGCACGGAAGAACCCCTGACCCTTCTTTTAAAACACCTGCCCGAATTGATCGCCCAAGGTTTTTTCACAAGGAAGCATGTTTTTAGAATAGCGTTAGCGTCCGGCAATGCTTACATACTGCCGCGCATACGATCAGAGCATTTTTTCATGGAGGCCCTGCCCATTCTCATCGACGCCGGCCTTATCGACAGGGGGGTATTGATCCAAGCCCGGCTGATGGAACCCGCAGGAGGGGAAGCCAGACCCAAAGGTATGTTTGAAGGAAAGAATAATTTATTTTTTCTTGATCGTTATCATTCTTTGTTGGCCGCCCATGGCCTTTTAAATTTGGACCCTTTTTGGGACAAGATATTTTCCCCATCAACCTCGGTGTATGGATGGAATCCACCGGGTACTTTTAATTATCAAAAACCGAGTGTGAGCCGGGAACAGGCCGAAGAACGATTGGGCACCCTTAAAACAATGATCGCCTCCGTTGAATGGCAGCGGCAAAACCCCTTGGCTGTTCGAGGATTGCTTTTGTTTGCCGGCGAATTGAGCGATGCTTCCAGAGTCCTGAATTTAGGAAAAATAAAAATCATGGATTCGGAATCTGACATCATCCCTTCCCATGTTCCAGAAAAGATGCGTCTTTGGATTCGCAATTATTTTATTGGCAACACGCCCTTTGGGCCCACTTGGATGTTCGACACCTTGAGCGCCTTCCCCTTTGCCTTGGTGGGTGAAAGCCTGATCCTTCCTTCTTTGCCGCAACGGCTCCCCGATTTAATATCCAGAGGCCTTGTGACTCGGGATACCGTGCGTGGCTTGCTCATGACCTTGGGTGTGCCAGACTTTCTTCAGGATTATTTGTGTCCTGTGGGGGATCATCCTTCATGGCGAGTTTCCAGCCGACGTTGGCAAACGCTGAAAAATCTTTTCAAGATGGAAAATGGAATTCATAGGAAAGAAAGAAAATATTATGAAGATTGCTTAGCGGTCATACAAGCAACGGGGACAACCCCCGAGGTCGAAGCCCTGGCTTCTTTTTTAACGGTTCTCGATCTTTTAAGTACAACCACACAAATCGATGAAATGAAAACCCTAGCTTTGGATTATTTGAACCCTCCTCCTGAAAAAATCGGCGCTTTTCTCTTACAGGTGCTTAAAGACTTTGGATTGGATAAAGATCACCCACTTTTTATAACGGCTGAGCGGCGTCTCTCGGATCCGAGCAACCCTTACCACTTAGCAGATTTACGTCGTGGTGAGATCAATCTCTCTATGGATGTAATCATGAATTTAATTTTTGCTGAACAAAACGAGATGGAGGAATTTTTCCTTCGAACAGCGGAAGACTTGCAATTGACTGATCATCCCATGGTCCAAACCATGATCCAGCGTGTCCAGAGGGTGCCGGATCGCTTTCTCTTAACGGAATGGACCCACGAAGGCATGCGAACTGTGTGGGAAAGATACCGGCACGAAATGGCCTCCCACGATCCAAAGACACACCGGGCCCTACAGAAAAAATTCCTCAATTTTGTGGAAAAAAATTTAAAGCGCACCCCCGGAGTTTCGTTTTTAAATCATTTGGTGAAATCAGGTTACACCCTAATTGAGAGAGATTTTAAGAAAAATCTCTCCCAAGACGGCACCCCTGAAACCTTAAAAGCTTTCGAAGTCCTGTTTGAATCATCAGTTTGGAAGGATTTTCAAAAAACTCCTCTTTATTTCCTTTTAGCCAAGGCCTCCACCTTCATGAGGCCGGCAGGCTTGTCCTCCATGCGTCGCTTGATTTTAGGATCAAAACAGGGGGAGCTGACCACCGTCCACCGGAGCTTCAATCGTGAAGGGAATATCGCCGAAGAAACACGTTCTCAAAAGCTTCGGTTTATTTTCGATCGATACAGCGAGCTTGAGGGTGTCTTCCCGGCTTCTGTTTTAACTCCCTGGCAGGATGACTATCGGGCGGATCTCTTCCNNNNNNNNNNNNNNNNNGGCTCCCCTTTCAAGTGGCCCAATGGAAAAAGGCTTACGAATCCGGTGATGAAATCAAAGGCGATACGTTTTTAAAAACCTTCGATCTTCTCCGCACCTTTGAAAACCATTACCAAGACATCCGCGATCATTTTGGAAATACCTTTGCCCTCATCAAAAGGGATTTGGAGAACTTTCTTGCCGGTATGAAGAAAGGGATGAAGCAGGCCCGCAAATCCCTCGTCTTTGAAGTCTCGGGGGATTTGGAGACCATCGCCCTTTCAGGAAGTATTCCCGTCGAAACGTGCCAGAATTTGGAACGGCTCTGGGTCGATGCCGAAGGGCAGCCCCTTCACCGCATGATGCACGGGCAGTTTAAGGTGGCCAATTGGATCATCGATGGGGAAGTGATGGCCCGGCGATTGATTGAAATCACTTTGGATGGGAAAGGTCGAACGCATCTGCTGGTGGAAGAACTTTATTCCGCCGGGGGGTTCGGGCATGTGCAGGAGTTTCGCGAGCATATTGTAAGTTACGCCGAAAATATTTTGGGACTTTCATCAGATCATGTCCATTTCAGCGATGAGGATATTTCTAAAGCCCCTCCTCCTTTGAATAATGGGGATCGCATTTACCGGGATACTTTCTTAGAGCCGGGTCCGTCTTTAAATGAGGTGAGAACACGCACGGCCTCGTTTGCCCCCACAGCCCCTGTCCCAGCCCAACCCCAGCGGCGGACGGGAACTACAACCCGTGGCCATATTTCGCTGGCACCCATGGGTTTGAGTACCTTTCATTGTACGGATATTCTCGATCCGGAAATGCCCGAACTAGGCTCTGAAGCGGGCTTTGGCAGCGCCGAAGTTTTTGCCGTCCAAGTCGTTCCAAAATTAAATCCCGGGAGAATCAAAAGGGACGGGCCCCCGTCATCGCGTCCAATCCCCCGGCCCACAGCCCATCGA
This window encodes:
- a CDS encoding quinolinate synthase codes for the protein MTNRLEQLKKEKNAIIIAHYYQEPEIQDVADYVGDSYGMALYARKTKASIAVVAGVRFMAETLKVMNPEKKILLPDMNAGCSLADSCTPEIFSYFLKKHPGAFVMTYVNSSLEIKAMSDVICTSSNAVTIAQKVPKNKEIVFGPDQHLGKYISKKLGRPLALFPGSCFVHMSFSVKEMIRLKMKHPEAEIIAHPECEEAILAQADFIGSTSQLLEHTKNSPTQTFIVMTETGILHQMKKQSPAKEFILGPDLEGCACNNCPHMKLNTLEKLVDCLEKETPEMKIDPAIAAKALIPLERMVEMAGK
- a CDS encoding shikimate dehydrogenase, which gives rise to MSKSSSKILGVIGDPISHSLSPLMHNAGLACLKLPYLYEAFLVKDYELGDFFKNLKKKHIVGLNVTIPHKQGVIPYMDSLSREARLIGAVNTILVKNKKLYGSNTDGMGYLLSLKKEAGFDVKGKQVILLGAGGAARALCVAFGLAKAREVFIINRTLKKAHDLAVEMSKKIPHTTYNAASFENMDKNYWSFADLLVNTTSMGMKGSKWVKLPLSKLPARAMVSDIVYNPSETPLLQRAKKLKLSTHPGWGMLLYQGALAFEKWTGKKAPIEIMKKSLLEGLKL
- a CDS encoding riboflavin biosynthesis protein RibF; the encoded protein is MHVFFSSQKAKTFCKHGSAITLGNFDGLHEGHRALLKKLILEAKKRKIPSVLYTFHPHPVKVLSPQSAPSLINTLDQKIEMLRNLNLDAVVFEKFSKPFARNSAEDFFHKIILGTLKAKALMVGYDFTFGANREGNIERLEEFCRAHDVKLFIMKPCFEGNTLVSSSLVRKFVLEGRVDVCNSWLKRPYFIDGIVVSGAHRGNKLGFPTLNLKTENELLPKMGTYATWVEIKNKRLESVTNIGTNPTFEMEQNLKIETHILNFHQKIYGHKIRLFFVKRLRDEKRFSNARELAAQIKKDIAHAKLALKETKNVKIVL